A single genomic interval of Rutidosis leptorrhynchoides isolate AG116_Rl617_1_P2 unplaced genomic scaffold, CSIRO_AGI_Rlap_v1 contig183, whole genome shotgun sequence harbors:
- the LOC139881694 gene encoding uncharacterized protein gives MDLSLECPICGADMETMLHIFRECCWVKTVWNSLRFDSVANDPSSNLFDWLNSVFSSLVDESFALFVLAAYSIWSNRNSIVFEAVCTRPSIAAAGVNYWLANLRMLDQLCAVEAIAGRVHNDHWMAPEDEFIKINFDASFIFGSSTNRFGFVARDNQGRVLEAATGIISHVEDALHAEVCAALAAVDMANRLRG, from the coding sequence ATGGATTTGTCTTTAGAATGTCCTATCTGTGGTGCTGATATGGAAACAATGCTTCATATTTTTCGTGAATGCTGTTGGGTCAAAACTGTGTGGAATTCTCTTCGATTTGATTCGGTGGCAAATGATCCTTCTAGCAATTTATTTGATTGGCTTAACTCTGTGTTTTCTTCTCTTGTGGATGAATCTTTTGCTTTGTTTGTCTTAGCTGCATATTCTATTTGGTCTAACCGTAATAGTATTGTGTTTGAAGCTGTATGTACTAGACCGTCTATAGCTGCTGCTGGTGTTAATTATTGGCTTGCTAATCTGAGAATGCTAGACCAATTATGTGCAGTTGAGGCAATTGCAGGCAGAGTTCATAATGATCATTGGATGGCACCAGAAGATGAATTCATCAAGATCAATTTCGATGCTTCTTTTATCTTTGGTTCATCTACCAATCGTTTTGGTTTTGTGGCGAGAGATAATCAAGGCAGAGTATTGGAAGCTGCAACTGGTATAATTTCTCATGTGGAAGATGCTCTTCATGCTGAAGTTTGTGCTGCATTAGCTGCTGTGGACATGGCAAATCGTTTACGAGGATAA
- the LOC139881692 gene encoding accelerated cell death 11-like, which produces MADLRNLVEAFKELAATLNNSTQQENVELGVAPFAHACSLISPLFVCVGIAYKFAEMDYVAKVHDLAEVSQQIGTLNAILDGDVKANRVRIAGSHTRNLLRVKRGVDMLKVLFEQILATDRGNSLRDPASNAYDQVFAPYHGWMIRKAVAAGMHALPTKAEYFQMLNEDERLAKAQMQNYITASAPVITYVENLFISRGLGTDW; this is translated from the exons ATGGCGGATCTACGAAATTTGGTGGAAGCGTTTAAAGAATTGGCGGCTACATTGAACAACAGTACGCAACAGGAAAACGTGGAGCTGGGAGTTGCGCCGTTTGCTCACGCATGCTCTCTCATATCACCTCTGTTTGTTTGTGTGGGTATCGCGTATAAATTCGCCGAGATGGACTATGTAGCTAAG GTTCATGATCTGGCTGAGGTGTCACAGCAAATTGGGACTTTAAATGCTATTCTGGATGGGGATGTCAAAGCGAATAGGGTGAGGATAGCTGGAAGCCATACCAGAAACCTTCTCAGAGTAAAGCGTGGAGTTGACATGCTTAAAGTATTGTTCGAGCAGATTTTAGCTACAGA CAGGGGTAATTCTTTGAGGGATCCAGCTTCCAATGCTTATGATCAGGTATTTGCTCCATACCATGGATGGATGATCAGGAAAGCTGTCGCGGCCGGAATGCATGCTCTTCCGACTAAGGCTGAATATTTTCAAATGCTCAACGAAGATG AGCGTTTAGCCAAGGCTCAAATGCAAAACTACATCACGGCATCTGCACCTGTCATTACTTATGTTGAAAATCTCTTCATTTCCAGAGGATTGGGTACAGACTGGTAA
- the LOC139881693 gene encoding disease resistance protein RUN1-like yields MARDIKTCVSSSRCAYHVFLSFRGADTRTNFTDHLYHALEREGVHTYRDDEEIVRGGAIKLELEKAINQSKVSVIVISENYASSSWCLDELVMIMEKRRTAKHIVLPVFYRVDPHDVRRQMGSFAKAFAELESENEKYKIEKWRAALKEVANLAGMNSNNRHEADFIHDIVKEVQKKLERLILNVPTYIVGRYSITVRINNWLNDGSKQAGIGIIYGIGGIGKTTLAKTVYNQNIERFDGGSFLADIRDAAKETSSLIRIQKQLLSDILKRPVEVQSVIGGIQKIRDVIHCRKVLVILDDVDEQKQLEQIFGSQHQLCPGSKIIITTRYKNMLSTLRSHEVSEFEVEGLGTKDSMKLFSWHAFGKDHPIEDLLECSKQIVDHCGGPPLALEVLGASLFDKTSVDVWENMLKKLKAIPNRKIQDVLRVSYDSLSDDDVQSIFLDIACFFVEEEYNDYMVEILDGCGHYSRIGIENLVERCMLNIHGGRLSMHNLIRDMGREIVRQESLHDLGKRSRIWNHNEAYALLKERSGTKRVIGITLDFSWLKADESGEHPLGKRRRIWNDMEESALLKERTSTKRMKGISTLVFSWLKADKSGEITRNVDADTFTGLQNVKLLKLNYGNLIGNHKNFPKNLIWLCWHGFPMKCIPPDFCLQKVVSLDVSYSKIKRLWEGAMSLPSLKFLYASHCHQLVTIPNFSGTPFLKSLIMEDCTKLVMLDAFVGRLERLEILNLNYCKNLKKLPWNINVLRSLQELHLSGCSALDLDGFGSNQFSSIYRISEGTLRPSLNTVRYTYSKIRSWMSPKTSPLGLFPSSLTHLTLQNCNLSDDDISLGLFTLCSLKHLDLSGNPFCSIPIDISNLTKLGRLVLDKCSRLKVIQKLPSSLKVLELRDCTSVEKILGCDEMHISKISSDLHQFLSSQFRNTVSLVEVEGRLKLDLIGNVDPQVIESLGLYRSESLEGMKVNLKSFGDGTYIYSTPFKVLYEFNICSIFLPVSKVPNCYNIHEGTTMSFVVPSKPGFKIRALNLCKFLYQVPSNLYTVRFEIFNETKRIRWQYWALYKGFNEDENGTIIWLSYWNIGDKHIDAGDHIRIYNYLDACTNRLSGWKLELAEKEEEKLLRDSHSSDV; encoded by the exons ATGGCAAGGGACATTAAAACATGTGTATCATCGTCTCGATGTGCTTACCATGTTTTCTTGAGTTTTCGAGGTGCAGATACGCGTACGAACTTCACAGACCATCTTTACCATGCTTTGGAACGTGAAGGAGTTCATACTTATAGAGATGATGAAGAAATTGTTAGAGGAGGAGCTATTAAGCTTGAACTTGAAAAAGCAATTAACCAATCCAAAGTCTCCGTCATAGTTATATCGGAAAATTATGCATCTTCAAGTTGGTGTCTTGACGAGCTTGTCATGATAATGGAAAAGAGGAGAACTGCAAAGCATATTGTCTTACCAGTTTTCTACCGTGTTGATCCGCATGATGTTAGGCGGCAGATGGGGAGTTTTGCAAAAGCATTTGCTGAGCTTGAATCGGAGAATGAGAAGTACAAGATAGAAAAGTGGAGGGCTGCTCTGAAGGAAGTTGCAAATCTTGCAGGGATGAATTCGAATAACAG GCATGAGGCGGACTTTATTCACGACATAGTGAAAGAGGTACAAAAGAAGTTAGAAAGGCTGATATTGAATGTTCCAACCTACATTGTCGGAAGATATTCTATAACAGTACGCATTAACAATTGGTTAAATGATGGCTCAAAACAAGCTGGAATTGGGATAATATATGGGATTGGTGGAATCGGGAAGACGACTCTTGCCAAGACTGTTTACAACCAGAACATTGAGAGATTTGATGGCGGTAGCTTTCTCGCAGATATTAGAGATGCAGCAAAGGAGACAAGTAGTTTGATTCGTATTCAAAAACAACTTCTTTCGGATATCTTAAAGAGACCAGTTGAAGTACAAAGTGTAATCGGAGGAATACAGAAGATAAGAGATGTCATACACTGTAGAAAAGTCCTTGTCATTCTTGACGATGTTGATGAACAAAAGCAGTTAGAGCAAATCTTTGGAAGCCAACACCAGCTTTGTCCGGGCAGCAAGATTATCATCACAACTAGATATAAAAATATGCTAAGTACTTTGAGGTCTCATGAAGTCTCCGAATTTGAAGTAGAAGGATTAGGCACTAAAGATTCGATGAAACTATTTAGTTGGCATGCCTTTGGGAAAGACCATCCTATTGAGGATTTATTAGAGTGCTCAAAACAAATCGTCGACCATTGTGGAGGACCTCCATTAGCACTTGAAGTTTTGGGGGCTTCCTTGTTTGATAAAACAAGTGTAGATGTATGGGAGAATAtgttaaaaaaattaaaagcaaTTCCTAATCGAAAAATTCAGGATGTTCTCAGAGTAAGCTATGATTCTCTGTCAGATGATGATGTCCAAAGTATATTCCTTGACATTGCATGTTTTTTTGTTGAGGAGGAGTACAATGATTACATGGTTGAAATTCTCGATGGTTGTGGTCACTACTCGAGGATAGGAATTGAAAATTTAGTTGAAAGGTGTATGTTGAATATTCATGGAGGTCGGCTTTCTATGCATAACCTAATTAGAGATATGGGGAGAGAAATTGTTCGTCAGGAATCACTTCATGACCTTGGAAAACGTAGCAGGATATGGAATCATAATGAAGCATATGCTTTACTGAAAGAAAGAAGT GGCACTAAAAGAGTGATTGGTATCACTCTTGACTTTTCATGGTTGAAGGCAGACGAATCTGGAGAA CATCCGCTTGGAAAACGTAGAAGGATATGGAATGATATGGAAGAATCTGCTTTACTGAAAGAAAGAACT AGCACTAAAAGAATGAAAGGTATCAGTACTCTTGTCTTTTCTTGGTTGAAGGCAGATAAATCTGGAGAAATAACT AGAAATGTAGATGCTGATACATTCACAGGGCTTCAAAATGTAAAGCTACTTAAGCTGAATTATGGCAACCTTATTGGGAATCACAAAAACTTCCCCAAGAATCTGATATGGCTTTGTTGGCATGGATTTCCAATGAAATGCATACCCCCAGATTTTTGTTTGCAGAAGGTGGTTTCTCTTGATGTATCTTACAGCAAAATCAAACGTCTTTGGGAAGGAGCAATG AGCCTTCCATCTTTGAAGTTTCTTTATGCAAGCCATTGCCATCAACTCGTTACTATCCCAAACTTTTCTGGTACGCCTTTTCTAAAGAGTTTGATAATGGAAGACTGTACAAAATTGGTTATGCTCGATGCATTCGTTGGACGTTTAGAAAGGCTAGAGATTTTAAATCTTAATTATTGCAAAAACCTGAAGAAGCTTCCATGGAACATCAATGTGCTAAGATCTCTTCAAGAACTTCACTTATCGGGTTGTTCGGCTCTTGATCTTGATGGATTCGGCTCTAATCAATTTTCTTCTATTTATAGAATCTCAGAAGGAACGCTCCGTCCATCCCTAAATACAGTTAGATATACCTATTCAAAAATCAGATCTTGGATGTCACCTAAAACCAGTCCTCTTGGTTTATTCCCTTCTTCTCTTACACATTTGACACTCCAAAACTGCAATTTATCTGATGATGATATTTCCTTGGGTCTTTTTACCCTCTGTTCTTTAAAACACTTGGATTTATCTGGTAACCCATTTTGCAGTATTCCCATTGATATAAGCAACCTTACCAAGCTCGGCAGACTTGTGTTAGATAAGTGTTCAAGGCTCAAAGTTATTCAGAAGCTCCCAAGTAGTTTGAAAGTCCTTGAATTGAGAGATTGTACATCTGTGGAAAAAATCCTAGGATGTGATGAAATGCATATCTCAAAGATTTCGTCAGATCTTCATCAATTTCTTTCTTCTCAATTTAGGAACACAGTTTCACTGGTGGAGGTTGAAGGCAGGTTGAAGTTAGACTTAATAGGAAATGTTGATCCACAAGTTATAGAAAGTTTAGGACTGTACAGATCAGAATCTTTGGAAGGCATGAAGGTCAATCTAAAAAGTTTTGGCGATGGTACATATATATACAGCACTCCATTCAAG GTACTATATGAATTTAACATATGTAGCATTTTCCTCCCAGTGAGTAAGGTTCCAAACTGTTACAACATCCATGAGGGGACTACCATGTCATTTGTGGTGCCATCAAAACCTGGTTTCAAGATACGTGCCTTGAATCTCTGCAAGTTTCTATATCAAGTTCCATCAAACCTATATACCGTCCGCTTTGAAATATTCAATGAGACCAAGAGAATAAGGTGGCAGTATTGGGCTTTGTATAAGGGCTTTAATGAAGATGAGAATGGTACTATAATATGGTTAAGTTACTGGAACATTGGGGACAAACATATAGATGCTGGAGACCATATCCGAATATATAACTATTTGGATGCTTGCACAAACAGATTAAGCGGGTGGAAGTTG GAACTGGCTGAAAAGGAGGAAGAAAAATTACTGAG AGATTCTCATTCTTCTGATGTTTAA